The following coding sequences are from one bacterium window:
- the rfaE2 gene encoding D-glycero-beta-D-manno-heptose 1-phosphate adenylyltransferase, with the protein MKIVPPENVSSLCEKLHAQGSVLVFTNGVFDLLHPGHIQYLREARRLGSHLIVALNTDDSTRRIKGEKRPLMSLEERAEILAAMEMVSYVTWFDEETPENIIRAVRPDVLVKGGDWPLDQIAGRDFMESYSGRVLSIPFVPGYSTSNIVEKITKLPKA; encoded by the coding sequence ATGAAAATTGTTCCGCCGGAGAATGTGTCTTCCCTGTGTGAGAAACTGCACGCGCAAGGAAGCGTCCTCGTTTTTACAAATGGCGTTTTTGACTTGCTGCATCCGGGCCACATCCAATATCTGCGGGAAGCTCGCAGGCTGGGCTCACATCTGATTGTGGCGCTCAATACGGATGATTCGACGCGAAGAATCAAAGGAGAAAAGCGGCCGTTGATGAGTCTGGAAGAACGCGCGGAGATCCTGGCGGCAATGGAAATGGTCAGCTATGTCACCTGGTTTGACGAAGAGACGCCCGAAAATATCATTCGCGCGGTAAGACCTGATGTTCTGGTCAAAGGTGGCGATTGGCCGCTCGATCAGATTGCAGGCAGAGATTTTATGGAATCTTACAGCGGCCGGGTACTGAGCATCCCTTTTGTGCCCGGTTACAGCACTTCGAATATAGTAGAGAAAATAACCAAACTTCCGAAAGCTTAA
- the mfd gene encoding transcription-repair coupling factor — protein MILDPLIKSWKVADFESVTDAFLSGRRVRVTGIKGSARSLYFHQLQQHLQMPLLVLTSSTKQAEDDYSDLTFLSAHLGKTNPVYFPAHDTEPYQGVSPHPQISVMRMQALWHLTMDQTPIIVAPLQAAVQWMAPRENFGRSLLTIEWGDEKSPVEIATLLRSFGYKEKDLVTSRGEFALRGGILDLFSPAEGQPVRLEFFGNRIESMRSFDAATQRSQKEIERITILALKEMQLTQPEIDAWGRFVEGRFTGSFYQEELTDKTEQLLEFGSFEGYEEFARSFFEKPATLLDYLPDNCCILLDEPVLLEQAYSATLQEYRKRFDQVHEMYRLALEPEEIFQPWEELLASTNKGFQISFSELVSEPDPQELTLEYHYQSVRQYHGQVQEIINDALRSQENGFTSYFVFPTPGKAERLAEILTEYQAPVLFFHDLNEKVESSIEGKLIVTLGNLRHGFKNAEERILLMTEDDLFGELRPAIATESRKAAGKFVSDLRDLKAEDYVVHVDHGIGQFLGLTTMFMEGQEREFLVLKFAEDDKLYVPVERLDLVQKYMGASDASPRLDKLGSNLWQKTKAKAKASMKEMAEKLLQLYAYRKAVKGYSYPPDDVLQREFEDAFEFQETPHQISAIEDIKDDMESDKPADRLVCGDVGYGKTEVAMRAAFKAVNSGKQVAVLAPTTILAFQHLHTFQQRFEMFPVAIDMVSRFRSRTEIRNALQKTADGKVDILIGTHRLLSKDVIFRDLGLLIVDEEQRFGVAHKERLKEMKKNVDAITLTATPIPRTLQMALMGFRPMSVIETPPKDRLAIQTNIVKYNEDTTQTAIHAELKRGGQVYFVHNRVETIHSIAAMIKRLVPEARVAVAHGQMEEGDLEKVMMQFIHQEFDVLVSTTIIENGIDIPLVNTLIVNRADRFGLSQLYQLRGRVGRSHRRAYAYFLIPSERELTPIARRRLAALREFTELGSGFRMAALDLEIRGAGNLLGSEQHGHIAALGFELYCRLLEQTVKEIQGEEAPSDFSSTINLNLDIRIPEDYVPNMNHRLMLYKRIASIRSEDQIASIREEIQDRFGMIPEVVENLLKYGVTKLKAEQLRIRSIDHSNGTLFFQLTEDGPVRTDCILAFIRKYKEARLTPSGILTYQGEKLYIPNNLFETLDRLLNELASC, from the coding sequence ATGATCTTAGATCCATTAATAAAGAGCTGGAAAGTCGCCGATTTTGAATCTGTCACGGATGCCTTTCTATCCGGAAGGAGAGTGCGCGTCACCGGAATCAAAGGAAGCGCGAGAAGTCTGTATTTTCACCAGTTGCAACAGCATCTACAGATGCCGCTTCTGGTTTTGACATCCAGCACAAAGCAGGCGGAAGATGATTACAGCGATTTAACTTTCCTTTCCGCGCATCTGGGAAAAACGAATCCGGTATATTTTCCAGCGCATGACACCGAACCATATCAGGGGGTCAGTCCTCACCCGCAAATCAGTGTGATGCGGATGCAAGCGCTCTGGCATCTGACTATGGACCAAACTCCCATCATCGTGGCTCCGCTGCAAGCTGCGGTCCAATGGATGGCGCCCCGGGAGAATTTCGGACGTTCCCTTCTAACGATTGAATGGGGAGATGAAAAGAGTCCCGTAGAAATCGCCACTCTATTGCGCAGTTTTGGATACAAGGAAAAGGATCTCGTGACGTCGCGCGGTGAATTTGCTTTGCGGGGCGGCATTCTGGATCTTTTCTCACCCGCTGAAGGGCAACCGGTTCGATTAGAATTTTTCGGGAACCGGATCGAATCGATGCGCAGCTTCGATGCGGCGACTCAACGGTCGCAAAAGGAAATCGAGCGGATCACGATACTCGCCTTAAAGGAAATGCAGCTCACGCAACCGGAAATCGACGCCTGGGGCAGGTTTGTCGAAGGCCGGTTTACCGGTTCCTTTTATCAGGAAGAGCTGACGGACAAAACGGAACAACTGCTCGAATTCGGATCGTTCGAAGGTTATGAAGAGTTCGCACGATCATTTTTTGAAAAGCCGGCGACTCTTCTGGATTACTTACCGGATAACTGTTGCATCTTGCTGGATGAACCGGTTTTGCTGGAGCAGGCTTATTCTGCAACTCTGCAGGAATACCGCAAGCGGTTCGATCAGGTGCATGAGATGTACCGTCTCGCTCTTGAACCGGAAGAGATTTTTCAACCGTGGGAAGAATTGCTCGCATCCACAAACAAAGGATTTCAGATTTCTTTCAGCGAGCTTGTCAGCGAGCCGGATCCGCAGGAGTTAACGCTCGAATATCACTATCAATCGGTTCGGCAGTACCACGGTCAGGTGCAGGAAATCATCAATGATGCGTTGCGTTCGCAGGAAAACGGTTTCACCTCCTACTTTGTTTTTCCAACGCCGGGAAAAGCGGAAAGGTTGGCGGAAATTCTTACGGAGTATCAGGCGCCGGTTCTGTTCTTTCACGATCTGAATGAAAAAGTAGAATCGTCGATTGAAGGAAAACTGATTGTAACACTCGGAAATCTGCGCCACGGATTCAAAAACGCAGAAGAACGGATCCTTCTCATGACAGAAGATGATCTGTTCGGCGAATTGCGCCCCGCCATCGCCACAGAATCGCGAAAGGCAGCAGGTAAGTTTGTTTCCGATCTGCGGGACCTGAAAGCGGAAGACTATGTGGTTCACGTGGATCATGGAATCGGACAGTTTCTGGGGCTCACCACAATGTTCATGGAAGGACAGGAACGCGAGTTCCTTGTTTTGAAATTCGCGGAGGATGACAAACTCTACGTTCCTGTAGAGCGGCTGGATCTGGTTCAAAAATACATGGGGGCCTCGGACGCGTCGCCGCGTCTGGATAAGCTCGGCAGTAACCTCTGGCAAAAAACAAAAGCCAAAGCAAAAGCTTCCATGAAAGAGATGGCTGAAAAACTGTTGCAGCTGTATGCCTACCGGAAAGCGGTAAAAGGTTACTCCTATCCTCCCGATGATGTTCTGCAGCGTGAGTTCGAAGACGCGTTTGAATTTCAAGAGACACCGCATCAAATCTCCGCGATTGAGGACATCAAGGACGACATGGAATCGGACAAACCCGCTGACCGTCTTGTGTGCGGAGATGTCGGTTACGGAAAAACGGAAGTTGCGATGCGCGCTGCGTTCAAAGCCGTAAACTCGGGAAAACAGGTGGCGGTTCTGGCGCCGACAACGATTCTTGCGTTTCAACACCTTCATACTTTCCAGCAGCGATTCGAAATGTTTCCGGTCGCGATCGATATGGTCAGCAGGTTTCGCTCGCGGACCGAAATCAGAAATGCTTTGCAGAAAACGGCGGACGGCAAAGTAGACATCCTGATCGGCACTCACCGCTTGCTTTCGAAAGACGTGATTTTCCGCGATCTCGGATTGCTCATTGTTGATGAAGAACAGCGTTTCGGGGTCGCTCACAAAGAGCGTTTGAAGGAAATGAAAAAAAATGTGGATGCCATCACTCTGACGGCCACTCCCATCCCGCGAACTCTTCAGATGGCCTTGATGGGATTTCGTCCGATGAGCGTCATCGAAACGCCGCCGAAAGACCGGCTAGCGATTCAAACAAATATCGTGAAGTACAACGAAGACACCACTCAGACTGCGATCCATGCCGAGCTAAAAAGAGGAGGGCAGGTTTATTTTGTCCACAACCGCGTCGAGACAATTCATTCGATCGCGGCGATGATCAAACGCCTTGTGCCGGAAGCTCGCGTGGCCGTGGCGCACGGTCAAATGGAGGAAGGGGATCTCGAAAAAGTGATGATGCAGTTCATTCATCAGGAGTTCGATGTGCTTGTATCCACAACCATCATTGAAAACGGGATTGATATTCCTCTTGTGAATACTCTCATCGTAAATCGCGCCGATCGATTCGGTCTTTCTCAGCTCTATCAGCTGCGTGGCCGCGTGGGTCGATCTCACAGACGAGCTTATGCGTATTTCCTAATCCCTTCAGAAAGAGAACTGACACCAATCGCGCGAAGGCGTCTTGCTGCTTTGCGGGAGTTCACAGAGCTCGGTTCCGGTTTCCGGATGGCCGCTCTGGACTTGGAGATTCGCGGAGCCGGAAATCTGCTGGGAAGCGAACAACATGGTCACATTGCCGCGCTTGGATTCGAGCTCTATTGCCGGCTCCTGGAACAAACGGTGAAAGAAATCCAGGGTGAAGAAGCGCCTTCCGACTTTTCTTCCACGATCAATCTCAATCTCGATATCCGGATTCCCGAAGATTATGTGCCGAATATGAACCACCGTTTGATGCTTTACAAACGGATTGCTTCGATTCGCTCTGAAGATCAGATCGCGTCGATTCGCGAAGAGATTCAGGACCGCTTCGGCATGATTCCTGAAGTCGTGGAGAACTTACTCAAGTACGGCGTGACCAAATTGAAAGCGGAACAACTGAGAATCAGGTCGATCGATCATTCGAATGGGACCCTCTTCTTTCAATTGACCGAAGATGGACCGGTAAGGACCGATTGTATTCTCGCCTTCATCCGCAAATACAAAGAAGCACGTCTGACCCCCTCCGGCATTTTGACTTACCAGGGCGAAAAGCTTTATATTCCAAATAATCTATTTGAGACTCTGGATCGATTGCTGAACGAACTCGCATCGTGCTAG
- a CDS encoding peptidyl-prolyl cis-trans isomerase codes for MSKLFSCLFFLVALQLSAAVVVEEIVARVGNEIITRSEYEKEERRLYEQMSRQFQGEELETNYANQRKGLLDFLINQKLLEQKARELDLNVEEEIKAAVQRLREENSIPDDAALAEALQKEGSSITQLREDFRRRIIQQRILWNYVQGKVNITEDEIKNHYEAHKSELTTPPVIKIKRYTITGEGVEKGVLNAEARSLLNVLRNKMELTPENFPHMKADDSSVVTSSELDSKVAKTLDETPVGSYTDLVEVPSGWAIFLVEDRTEPKAIPLEEARSQIYNVLLQERADKYQKSFMDDLRKQSFVVINKPAEN; via the coding sequence ATGAGCAAACTGTTTTCATGCTTATTCTTTTTGGTGGCACTGCAGCTTTCTGCTGCCGTGGTTGTGGAAGAAATCGTCGCCCGTGTCGGAAACGAGATCATTACCAGAAGCGAATACGAAAAAGAAGAGCGGCGTCTGTACGAACAGATGAGCAGGCAGTTCCAGGGAGAGGAACTGGAAACGAATTACGCCAATCAGAGAAAAGGATTGCTCGATTTTCTCATCAATCAAAAGCTTCTGGAGCAGAAAGCGCGAGAACTGGATTTAAACGTGGAAGAGGAAATCAAGGCGGCTGTCCAGCGTCTAAGAGAAGAAAACAGCATACCGGACGACGCTGCTCTGGCGGAGGCCTTGCAAAAGGAAGGTTCTTCCATCACGCAGCTGCGCGAAGATTTTCGCAGGCGGATTATTCAGCAACGCATTCTGTGGAATTACGTTCAGGGCAAAGTGAATATCACCGAAGATGAAATCAAGAATCATTATGAGGCGCATAAATCCGAGCTCACAACGCCCCCGGTGATCAAGATCAAACGGTACACGATCACGGGTGAAGGAGTTGAAAAGGGAGTATTGAACGCAGAAGCGCGCTCGCTCTTAAATGTTTTGAGAAACAAGATGGAGTTAACTCCGGAGAATTTTCCGCACATGAAAGCCGATGATAGCTCGGTCGTTACTTCTTCTGAGCTCGATTCGAAAGTGGCCAAGACTCTGGATGAAACGCCTGTGGGATCTTACACCGATCTGGTGGAAGTCCCTTCCGGATGGGCCATCTTTCTGGTGGAAGACCGGACGGAACCAAAGGCAATTCCTCTTGAGGAAGCACGCAGCCAGATCTATAACGTGCTGCTGCAGGAGCGCGCCGACAAATACCAGAAATCATTCATGGATGATCTTCGAAAACAGAGTTTCGTGGTCATCAACAAACCTGCTGAAAACTGA
- a CDS encoding sigma 54-interacting transcriptional regulator, protein MPSAQTIDKLLLLGKTDVMHQVYKMIGRLCNVDCAVMMIGEPGSGKKTVARALHYYSHRSASPFHIIPGNEVRDSTQEELLGIDEDHPFDSSFYVPNWASLSLFAHQQLLTIHKAKRYKCSHANRERDHHFRFIVATDQDFRQELEDGKIPLDLYYDWNFLPLYVPPLRDHKEDIPIYAHHFLEKLAADQKISRKELSPEATEVLVAHDWPENLDELKKAMEFALSNCRGSYIRAEHLPNLKRQATGDGKAFEKLALFLNSKLTSYVQNSTSTAAGNLYRLLLPHLEQSLFQFTLKKSKGNKNKAAEILGLHRNTLNKKLQKLGL, encoded by the coding sequence ATGCCGTCTGCGCAGACCATCGATAAGCTGCTTTTGTTGGGCAAAACCGACGTCATGCACCAGGTCTATAAAATGATAGGCCGGCTTTGCAATGTCGACTGCGCGGTAATGATGATAGGCGAGCCGGGATCAGGCAAGAAAACCGTTGCTCGCGCCCTCCATTATTACAGTCACCGCAGCGCCTCTCCTTTTCACATCATTCCCGGAAATGAAGTGCGCGACTCCACGCAGGAGGAGCTCCTCGGAATCGATGAGGATCATCCTTTCGATTCTTCATTTTATGTTCCCAACTGGGCTTCCCTTTCGTTATTTGCTCACCAGCAATTGTTAACAATTCACAAGGCGAAAAGGTACAAGTGTTCGCATGCTAACCGGGAAAGGGACCATCATTTTCGTTTCATTGTGGCAACGGATCAGGATTTCCGGCAGGAGTTGGAAGATGGAAAAATTCCGCTCGATCTTTATTATGACTGGAACTTCTTACCTTTGTATGTTCCGCCACTGAGAGACCACAAAGAAGACATTCCCATCTATGCTCATCACTTTCTGGAGAAACTCGCGGCTGATCAAAAGATCTCCCGTAAGGAACTTTCACCGGAGGCAACCGAAGTGCTCGTGGCTCACGACTGGCCCGAAAATCTGGATGAGCTAAAGAAAGCGATGGAATTCGCGCTTTCCAATTGCCGGGGAAGTTATATCAGAGCGGAACACCTCCCCAATCTCAAAAGACAGGCGACGGGAGATGGCAAAGCATTTGAAAAACTTGCGCTGTTCCTCAACTCGAAACTAACATCTTACGTGCAAAACTCCACATCGACAGCAGCCGGTAATCTTTACAGATTGCTTCTGCCTCATCTGGAGCAGTCTTTGTTTCAATTCACACTGAAAAAATCGAAAGGAAATAAAAACAAAGCCGCTGAGATTCTTGGCTTGCACCGCAACACGCTCAACAAAAAACTTCAGAAATTAGGTTTGTAA
- a CDS encoding PKD domain-containing protein, protein MKFRISILILFVIGISGCGDDDAVVRNILATITGVSPAQVSIGQQGEGTISGNNFGGASAVSLGDQISVDSFSVVGANQITVRFTVAGNAAPGPRTVSVTTVAGTATAGALTVINNRAPLAQFSVFPPAGSRATEFEMDGSGSRDSDGDVKQFRWEFGDGQSANGKKVKHKFANLGTFNVQLTVTDNDQATASAGRNIDVLDNAPPVAVIKVTPNGEGGTTTNFEFDGSESFDPEGRKIDSYLWDFGDGDRKKGEKATHQFGKKGEYTVTLTVTDNKGISGANERLIKVDKISETKCAGSGRQGKNGNPDIIIKILEVGPGRNVVFETQGTAEGCGKLYYKCGDIRQGGITIPNEVWYGTICEMYDRHDGTYRVRLGGGNGPVVKTAPQIYLHAATCNPFYFNLYCN, encoded by the coding sequence ATGAAGTTTCGAATATCCATCTTGATTCTTTTTGTGATCGGCATCAGTGGATGCGGTGACGATGACGCGGTGGTACGTAATATACTCGCGACAATAACGGGTGTTAGTCCTGCTCAGGTGAGCATTGGTCAACAAGGTGAAGGGACCATTTCTGGAAATAACTTCGGCGGAGCCAGTGCGGTGAGTCTGGGAGATCAGATTTCAGTGGACAGCTTCAGTGTGGTAGGCGCAAACCAGATTACAGTCCGCTTCACAGTTGCAGGAAATGCAGCACCGGGCCCGCGCACCGTCAGCGTTACTACTGTAGCCGGAACTGCGACTGCGGGTGCCCTGACTGTAATCAATAACAGAGCGCCTCTAGCGCAATTTTCTGTTTTTCCTCCTGCCGGTTCGAGAGCAACCGAATTTGAAATGGATGGGAGTGGCTCAAGAGATTCGGACGGTGACGTCAAACAGTTCCGTTGGGAATTCGGTGACGGCCAAAGCGCGAACGGTAAGAAGGTCAAACACAAATTCGCCAATCTCGGCACTTTCAACGTTCAGTTAACGGTGACAGACAATGATCAGGCAACGGCCTCCGCCGGACGGAACATCGATGTTCTTGACAACGCGCCTCCTGTTGCGGTCATTAAAGTTACACCGAACGGAGAAGGAGGAACCACCACCAATTTCGAATTTGATGGCAGCGAAAGCTTCGATCCGGAAGGCAGGAAAATTGATAGCTACCTTTGGGATTTTGGTGATGGGGACCGTAAGAAAGGAGAAAAAGCAACACATCAATTTGGCAAAAAAGGTGAGTATACCGTCACTCTTACGGTAACCGATAACAAAGGAATCAGCGGTGCCAATGAGCGATTAATCAAGGTCGACAAGATATCAGAGACAAAATGTGCAGGAAGTGGTAGACAAGGCAAGAACGGCAACCCCGATATCATCATTAAGATCCTTGAAGTCGGCCCGGGTAGAAACGTGGTCTTTGAGACACAAGGCACTGCGGAGGGCTGTGGAAAACTCTACTACAAATGTGGTGACATCAGACAGGGCGGAATTACCATTCCTAATGAAGTCTGGTACGGTACGATTTGCGAAATGTATGACCGCCATGATGGAACGTACCGGGTTCGACTCGGTGGCGGAAACGGACCTGTAGTAAAAACCGCGCCGCAGATCTACCTTCACGCTGCAACGTGCAACCCATTCTACTTTAACCTTTACTGCAACTAG